Part of the Arsenicicoccus sp. oral taxon 190 genome, CGGCCGAGACGATGAGCAGGATCTGCCAGGGGCCGATCCCGAAGAGGTGCACGAAGGACTCGCCGATGAACGCCCCCACCGCGACGCCGACGGTGATCTCGACCGCCCGCCGCAGACGCTGGCCGTAGGTCATGCCGAGGGCGACGATGGCGGCGACCGGCGCGAAGAGCGGCACGTGCACCTGGAAGACGTAGTGAGCCACCGTGTAGGCCGTCATCGCCGCCAGCGAGCACTGGGCGATGAAGAAGAGCCGCTGCCGCAGCCGGCGGCCGCTGCGCAGCGCCCCCCGACGGGTCACCCGGGCCGACGAGCGCCCCAGGTGGGCGGCGCGCTCACCCCAGCGGCTGACCCGGGTGGCGCCGGCTCGACGGTCTCCGTCGTGATCGCTGCCGTGATCGCGGCCGTGATCGCTGCCGTGGTCGCTGTCGTGGCTGGAGGACGGGGAGGGGTTGGTCACGGGATCGTCAGTTCTGCTCGTATGCCGCGCGCAGCACCGGCTCGAGCGCGCTCACCTGCTCCACGGGAGTGTCCGGCGCAAGGTGGATCCAGTGCGTGGCCTGGGCGAACCCCTTGGCCGGGCCCAGCCGGTCGTCCTGCGGCGGGTCGCTGCGGAACCTGAGCCCGACCCGCAGGGTGCCGCGCGGCCCCGGCGCCACCGCGGCGAACTGCGTGGTGCGCACCACGGGGATGTAGCTGCCGCGCCCCTGCACCTCGACGTCGTCCCCGAGGGAGGTCGCCAGCCCCACGACCGCCTCGTGGAGCGGACGCAGGTGGGACCGGGCGCCGGAGTAGAGCTCGTCGGTGAGCTGGTCGACGCTCGGTGGTTGCCAGCCCGCAGCCTCGGCCGCGGCGGACGCGATCGCCCACTGGGAGTTCTGCGGGACGCCGTGGACGTCCTTGAGCCAGCCGCGGACGGCCTTCTGGTCGAGCGGGTCGGGCCCCTCCGCGTCGACGAGGGCGACCCAATGCGCGACGCTGCGACCGGTGCGTGCCTGCATGGAGCGGGAGACCGCGTCCACCATGTCTTTCGGTTCGTTGCCCACGCCCCTAGTCTCCCGTATCCACCACCACGTCGGCGTGCAGGCGCGTGCCCTGCTCCGCGAACCACGCGGCCTCTTGCCGCGCCCACCGCTCCCAGTGCGGCCGGTAGGCGTCGCCGTCGCGCTCCAGCGCTCGCCTCCGGCGGGTCTGCGGGCCGGCGTCGAGCCAGGCGAGGGCGCTGAGCCAGGGCCGGGTGGCTGCGCCGCCGCTGCCGGCTCCCTCCAGCACGAGCCAGGGGGTGCTGGTCGGGACGTCGTGGGGCTCGGCATACGCCATCGCCTGCCAGTCGAACCGGCGGTAGCGACCGTCCTCGCCACGCGCGAGCGGCGCGAGGACGTCCTCGGCCAGGAGCGGGGCGGCGGCGGCCAGGCCGTCCCAGCCGGGATAGAGGTCATCCATCCGTATGACGGTCACGCCCGTGCCGTCGGGCCGCCGCAGCCGCTCTGCGAGACGGGTGGCCAGGGTGGTCTTGCCGGCGCCGCTGGGGCCGTCCACGGCGATGACGGTGGGGAGCCGGCGCGTGGGCCGCGGGCGGTGGCGAGCCTGACGAGCTCCTCGACCGTCTGGGGCGCGTGGTCCTGCGTGACGTCGAGGGCAGGGCCGGGGCGGCTGTCGGGTGCGGGGCTGGGCAGGCTGTCGGGCGCAGGGCCGGGGTCGGGGGAGCGGGGCGGGCGCATGAGGCGCACCCTAGCCACGCGGCTCCTGCGCAGACGTGCGA contains:
- a CDS encoding DUF5655 domain-containing protein encodes the protein MGNEPKDMVDAVSRSMQARTGRSVAHWVALVDAEGPDPLDQKAVRGWLKDVHGVPQNSQWAIASAAAEAAGWQPPSVDQLTDELYSGARSHLRPLHEAVVGLATSLGDDVEVQGRGSYIPVVRTTQFAAVAPGPRGTLRVGLRFRSDPPQDDRLGPAKGFAQATHWIHLAPDTPVEQVSALEPVLRAAYEQN